GCTAAGATCCAGAATGGTGATTCCATCCACCTGGCGAGTTTTTACTTTCATGCTCATGTCTAGTGTTCTCCTTAGGTCCCCGACTGCGCGGGTGTTCGATGCTTGATAAGTGTCAGTTCCGTGCCCGGATGTAACTGCCGAAAGTTTACCTCATCCATGAAAGCCTTGATGAGAAAGATACCGCGACCAGAGCCGCGGAGGATATTTTCCGGCGCCAGCGGGTCGGGAATCTTGTCTGGATCAAGCCCAGGGCCCTGGTCAGAAATCCTGATAATCAGCGAGTCGGACGTCGTCTCGAACGAAGCAACCACGTGTTTGTTGGTGTCGTACGAGTTCCCGTGCAGCACCGCATTCACTGCGGCCTCGCGCACCGCCATGGCGATGTGGGGAACCGTGTCTTCATCGAACCCCGCCTTTTCGGCGAACTGCTCTCCGATCTGCTCGATCTTATTAACGCTGTCGAGAGACGAGTCCAATGTGTAGCTGGCGCGCATAGTCGTTGAATCGGCCAAAGCAGTCCTTGCAGTGCTGGTATGCCAGTCGTCAACGTCAGACAACAGCGATGATGGCAGTTTGCTTGTGGATTTCTTGAATGTCAAGGTTACCCGTCCTTCTTCTGCAATTTCAGACTCTTTTTTGGCCCCAGGGGTTGACCAGACCGGCTCTTTCCTGCAACTTGTCGTGCTCAAGGTGGGCTAACATGCGATTACAGG
The nucleotide sequence above comes from Tunturibacter empetritectus. Encoded proteins:
- a CDS encoding ATP-binding protein codes for the protein MADSTTMRASYTLDSSLDSVNKIEQIGEQFAEKAGFDEDTVPHIAMAVREAAVNAVLHGNSYDTNKHVVASFETTSDSLIIRISDQGPGLDPDKIPDPLAPENILRGSGRGIFLIKAFMDEVNFRQLHPGTELTLIKHRTPAQSGT